Genomic window (Sphingomonas sp. OV641):
CCGCCGTGACCTTCACGGCTGATCGGCGGCAGGGTCTGAAATGAGGAGAGAGGCGATGACGATCGCGGCAATCCTGCGCGGCAAGGGCCATGAAACCATCGTGGTGGCTCCGCGCGATACGGTCCGCCAGGCAGTGGCGCTGCTGGCGGAGCGCCGGATCGGGGCGGTGCCGGTGGTCGACGGAGAAAGGGTGCTCGGCGTCTTCTCGGAACGCGACCTCATCTACTGCCTGAAGGCTGGGGATACGGGTGTCCTCGACCGCCCCGTGCAGGATGTCATGACCGCGCCGGCGCTGACTGTCTCTCCCGATGATCCGGTGATGGGGGCGCTGTCGCTGATGACCCGGCGTCGTATCCGCCACCTTCCTGTGGTCGCGGACGGGCGGATGATCGGGCTCGTCTCGATCGGCGACCTTGTCAAATACCGCATCGAGCGGGTGGAGGCCGATGCGGCCGCCATGCGGGATTACATCCAGCAGGTCTGACCGCAGCTATCGCCGGTTGCGGATCAGGGCGAGCGTCTCCTGCACGACGCCCCGGGCGAATAGCGCCAGCCATCCCGCATAGACCGCTGCCCCGGCCGTGACGAGCAGGCAGAGGCGGGGAAGCGGCGCGAGAACCATCGAATGATCCAATGCTGTAACTGCGATCGCCATCGCCGCTGCGGCCAGGAGTGACGGCGCAACGGCCGCGGCAACGTCGCGTGCACGCGCCCCGATCACCGGTAGGGCGCGCCAGCAGCTTACGGCCAGGTAGACGGGATAGCAGACGATCCAGGCGGCGGCGATGCCGATCAGGCCCCATTGGATGCCGACGAGGAACCCGGCGGCGAGGATCGCCGAGCCCGCCGCGCCATTCGCAACGCCCACGCCTGGTCGGCCCAGCGCGTCGCACGCCG
Coding sequences:
- a CDS encoding CBS domain-containing protein, with the protein product MTIAAILRGKGHETIVVAPRDTVRQAVALLAERRIGAVPVVDGERVLGVFSERDLIYCLKAGDTGVLDRPVQDVMTAPALTVSPDDPVMGALSLMTRRRIRHLPVVADGRMIGLVSIGDLVKYRIERVEADAAAMRDYIQQV